A segment of the Bacteroidota bacterium genome:
GCCAGGTGGAAGAAAATATTTTCTTCTTTGAGATCTCAAAATTCTCCCTGCTGTTGTAGAAAGAAGTATCGAGTGTTTCAGCTTTGCGGATGTCAGGATCGACAAAAAATTTCATTGGGTGGATTAGAGATTTGTACGAACCATACTGATTAAAGATTGAGACGGATTCAGGATGACTTTCTGACCAATGTAGTTGAATTCGCCTGCGCTGCGGGCATGATCACAATGTCATTGATATTTACATGAGCAGGGCGACTCGCGATCCACCATGTTGTATCCGCAATATCTTCCGCACTCAGCGCTTCGAATCCTTTGTAAACTGTTTTCGCTTTTTCTTCATCGCCTTTAAAACGCACAAGTGAGAATTCTGTTTCCGCCATTCCCGGCGCGATCTGCGAAACACGGATGTTGTGATGAACCATATCCACGCGCATTGCTTTTGTCAATGCATCAACGGCATGTTTAGTTGCGCAGTACACATTTCCATTGGCATAAACTTCTTTCCCGGCAATGGAACCGATGTTGATGATGTGTCCGCATTTCCGTTCGATCATCAGCGGTGCAATGCTGCGCGTCACGTACAAAAGTCCTTTCACATTGGTATCGATCATCTGTTCCCAGTCGTCGGGCGATCCTTCCTGCACGGGAGATAATCCTGCTGCAAGCCCGGCATTATTGACAAGAAGATCTACGTTCTTCCATTTTCCGCTGAGCGATGCAACTGTTTTTTTTACTTCTTCGTTATTGCGTACATCGAATGCGAGTGACAGAACATCAATGGAATATTTTTCTTTCAGTTGTCGCTCCAGCATTTCGAGACGCGTTTTCCTTCTGCCGGAAATGATCACATTCCATTTCTCCGCAGCAAATTTTTCTGCTATCGCTTTTCCGAATCCGGCTGTTGCACCGGTAATGAATGCTGTTTTTATTGCTGACATGATGCAGGATC
Coding sequences within it:
- a CDS encoding SDR family oxidoreductase; the encoded protein is MSAIKTAFITGATAGFGKAIAEKFAAEKWNVIISGRRKTRLEMLERQLKEKYSIDVLSLAFDVRNNEEVKKTVASLSGKWKNVDLLVNNAGLAAGLSPVQEGSPDDWEQMIDTNVKGLLYVTRSIAPLMIERKCGHIINIGSIAGKEVYANGNVYCATKHAVDALTKAMRVDMVHHNIRVSQIAPGMAETEFSLVRFKGDEEKAKTVYKGFEALSAEDIADTTWWIASRPAHVNINDIVIMPAAQANSTTLVRKSS